ttggagagattgcattgatgttatctaattctttaatttgtttagagattttatctaattccattcttgtttgtttcttcagtttagctatatacGAAATAATTGGAccacgtaaataagcttttaatgtatcccaaattactaacttagagacgtttcctatattattaaagagaaaaaactcttttatctgagcttcaataaactcaacaaattctgaactttgtaataaatgttctggaaaatgccaaaatggtctggtagaaacaacatctttcagttcaaatattaagtttaaaggagcacgatcagagatagcaatcgcattatactcacatttctgaacattaaaaaaaagtcgAGGCTCAActataaaatagtcaattctcgaatattgattatgaacatgtgagaaaaaaagagtattctctatcaccagggtgcatatgcctccagatctcaattaaaccataatcaattaaaaatgaattaataagcgatgcagaacgattagggagttgatatttggatgatgatttatccattattcctttaacaatcaaaaatctactgttaatatcagctataatatcctcctgattaaaaggaatattggaatcaataaaaatagagacacctctagttttactctgggagtttgcaagaaactgaggacccttctaaaatttaaaaaatcgatttttatcCCATAACCTGAAATGTgtctcttgagcaaagattatatcaggctggaatcggttaataactttaaatgttttcttatgcttaataggatgattccaaccatgaacattccaagttaaaacatttaactgtttagatatcatcatggaactttgtatctaaaaagagtaGTTTGACGCATGTCAGGAGAGGGTAGTcaaaaatggcggagatgaacaacaataaaaataattggtGTATGCTccaggattccataatggggataaaaaaaggaaaaaaatcccacccaaactacaaagcccagaaacaagtcgATATTAATTGACGCAAACCCCAAGAAAAGCATAGATGCAAAGATAAACTCCTCTTACCCAagttaaaaaaattgaaaaaaaaatctgtctccctctaccgaacataaaactcattacagtcgtcatatatctcagtataattaacttggaaggaaagtgtttttcttgtaaaacaaAACGACTTCAGTACCCAGCgaaattaaggctttttgtcaaAAAGTCTGGCGTtcatatttttgatgatccagccgaagcattgagttttattaactctttaccTGATGCATCTGAtaacgagtctgaagcctgaagcttGAATGGTTTATAATGGCTTGATTGTCTCGCGGTGTAAAGAGTGATgagattggaagatttgatggttacagaaaatctttaccgtaaaatgcatttttatctttgaaaaagactggtttggatggctTCAACTTCAGAAGACATTgtgggagaactgttgatagacTGTAGATAAGTTTGAaccatttagaattttttttctgcagcacttaaatgaattattttttttttgttttgtatgcTTTTGTAAAaatcttttaagtaattatttggaaTTCCTCATGTTTTAAAGATAGTCcggacaatttaaagatggcgattgtttttcttttgtgcaaatatttcaagaattgttttggatgtgtttttcttcccttatctaatattaggaatgttactttcaaattgaagttCGTTTTGTTTTACAATGTTCCCTTCAACTTGCAATGACCCGTGTGCGAAAAATCTTGCACAGTGCAATttcttttgcccagtgacaatatGTACGCACTGAGTTCTTAAGTGAAAGTAAACCCGAAGTTATTCGAAGTATAATAAATTACCAAATCCAGTTTGTTGATCATTATTTAAAAGAAACAACATGATACACATGAATAAGTCTCATTTCTCATACACTACACAACGGCATgctcaaaggttcaatttaattcagagaaatgtatacaatatacatcctgaaatgctttatcCTCACagaacatccacaaaaacagggaATAATAATATTAATCTTTTCACATATTATTTAGTTTGTTTGAAATGGTCATAAACTCATTCAATTATAAAGCTGGTTGACTAAATATTCAGATAGGcattgttatgagtgctgaacagacctgatggaaatggggtgcagagttaactgttcccccccccccccccccgagaactatgaactattgctattgctatactgctaatgagagagagagagatgaagcacagaggcagggacatctgctacagataagagagagagagacgcatttgatttatgtattatggcttcttcactgactGTTTACCTTTCGCTACTAGGTCGTTATTTtgttcgttaacattcctcaggagacagcaggagtggcctagtttgatggacatggtcattttgagttgatggatggctgataccccgtcagtggggataaaagacaggtgtggggagacaccctcagacacaccagtggacactgaccgagtgttgtgcacccacaggaaggtgggggcttcgaggaccgaatcaggagatcggtcaacaaagctcacagtgtgatggCAGGACCaatgggggcttgtgtgtgtgtccactcatgcccgagtgacgagtccaccacagaagaacggtctggccgagaatggagggtcatACCCAAATGACCACAACAGTacgaagacaacggaaggtttgcctgctgctgctgttacatctcgctccctctctctctctctctccaacaaattacaatacaacaaccgcaactacctcagcacacatgaactgaactgaactctatattctcttatgacaattcatttacccctagacattgatagagcttgttgaTTATTGtcgattattattcctacacttctatgtttattattgctaacctgttttatatgtatatttgcatttttgatattgtattgtgtagtttactaataaacacctttagttttcggtaccaccagactccaatggattcttctatttctgctggtctataaacccagtcacggggtacgtaacaataggtAGGGTAGACAGAGTATTTTCCCCCAGGGTCAAAATGTCAAGAAATAGAGGATATGCATTTAAAGCAAAAGGGAGAAAGTTTGAAGGAGATGTAGGCgataggttttttttacacagagtgtggttgcTTGGAATGTGATGCTGGGGAGGTGCTGGAACCAGACACGTCAGAGGTGTTAGAGGTGTATGAGCCGAGGGAAGGGGCACTGTGCAGGTGGAAGGGCTTAGTTCAGTTTGCTTGCTGTAACCAGGCTTGGCACTGCATCAAGGGTGACGGTCTGTACTGTTGTCAGGAGAGTCTGGTTTAGGGAGGAGACAGAACCCAGAGCAGAGGGAGGTGTGGAGCGAGGGGCTACTCAACATGTGTCCCTGCCAGGGTTTGGACCCAGGCGAGGGTTCGAACCCAGCTTTGTGCCCAGGGAAACAGTGGGCTGTAGCCAAAGTGACGGGCGGCCTTGTCGGTGCGCACGCTGAAGGCAGTGGTGACCAAGGCCAGGATGTACCTGTTGAAGAGGATCTCCTTCCTGGCCAGCGGCCGCATCAGGAAATGCAGACCCTCGTTCAGCAGTGCTAGCAGATACAGGGCCCAGTAAGGAAGCAGAGGGGTCCGTCCGATCATCTGAACTCCAGCCGGGCCCAGAAGTAGCATGTCAAAATCCTCATAGCTTAGGTAGGGCGAGTCGTCGTAGCAGAAGTAGACCTGACCGCCCACAATGGCGGGTGTCCGCTGGAGGGCACGGGCCGCCAGCACGTGCATCCATGCAACGTTGCCTGTGGGCAGAGAGGGCAGAGATGGGGTCATTGCCTTTCTCAGGGGCCCTGAGGAGATAGTGCGTCCGACGCCCAGTCCCgggggagtggggaagaggatGACATACTCACCCACGTAAACTCTCGCGTGCTCCACCTCCTTTCCTGCCAGTCGCAGCCTCCGGCTGCCGTGGCTCATAAACGTTCGATATAACTCTGCCATGATAGGGTTATCCTCTCCGTAGATCCCTGTGGGACGGAGTGAGCATGTGACCAGGGTCTTCTCGCCTGCAATCTGTAAGAGTTTAGATGCTCCATCAGTTCATGTATGGACCTTCCTTCACTCCCCAGACCCTCATCTTTCAGctatctttatctctctctctctatccatctCAGCcccctctatccctctctctctatccatctcaccctctctctctctatatttATCCATCTcaccccccctctctctatccatCTCATCcccctctatccctctctctctatccatctcaccctctctctctctacatttATCCATCTcactcccctctctctatccatctcatctccccccctctctctatatatatccATCTCACCCCACCTctattcctctccctctctctatccatCTCACCCCCTCTATATCcatctcaccccctctctctttctctatctatctcatccccccccctctctctctctatatatatatatatccatctCACCCCACCTctattcctctccctctctctatccatctcacccctctctttctctatccatctcaccccctctctctctatccctctctctttatccatctcaccctctctctctctatatttATCCATCTCACCCCCCCTCTATCCATCTCACCCATCTTTGTCTATCCATCTcaccccccctctctctatccatCTCATCCcccctctatccctctctctctctatatccatCTCACCCTCCCCCTATCCAtctcaccacctctctctctatATCCATCTCACCCCCTCACTCTTTCTCTATCCATCtcatcccccctctctctatatatatatccaTCTCACCCCACCTctattcctctccctctctctatccatCTCACCCCCCTCTATCCCTCTCTATCCATCTcaccccctctctatctctctctatttCTATCTATAgctatttctctctctttctatttctctatctatctatctatatactgccggaggaggtgatggagcaTCCATCTTTGTACATGTGGTATATTCCTCAGAGTGAGCATCACCAACTGTTTCTCATATTGATCCACAAAAGCCCACCGACGCCTCACTTtatcaggaggctaaagaagttTGGAATGTTCCTGTCGGCCCTCGCCGATCTTTACCAATGCACCCTTGGCAGCATCCTGTCTAAATGCACCGTAGCTCGGTACGATAACTGCTCCGCCTGTGACCTCTAGACACTGCAGAGAGTTTTGCACACACGGAAACTGGCCTTCCCTCcgcggactctgtctacactaccTGCTGCCTCGGTAAAGAGGCCAGcatcatcaagtcaagtcaagtttattgtcatttcgaccataaactgggggtacagtatacagtaaaaacgaaacaacgttcctccaggaccctggttctatatgaaacacaaaactacactagactatgtgagacagcacaaggctactcTAGACTACATTAAACaatataaaaactgcactagactacagacctgcacaggactacataaagtgcacaaaactgtgcagggcagtacaataattaataaacaagacaataggcacagtagaggacaaatgacaatataataataaatgatgtagatgtcagtctagactctgagtactgaggagtctgatggcttgggggaagaaactgttgcacagtctggtcgtgagagcctgaatgcttcaataccttttgccagatggcaggagggagaagagtttgtgtgaggggtgcgtggggttcttcacaatgctgttagctttgtgggtgcagtgtgtagtgtaaatgtccatgatggcaggaagagagacccggatgatcttctcaactgacctcactctcccttgcagggtcttgcgatccgagatggtgcaacttccgaaccaggcagtgatgcagctgctcaggatgctctcaatacaacccctgtggaatgtgatgaggatggggggtgggaaatggacttccctcagccttcacagaaagtagagacgctgctgggctttctttgctatggagctggtgttgagggaccagctgagattctccgccaggtgaaccccAAGAAGTTTtgaaatcaaagaccccaccagccctggacattctctctcctccacttaccccctccccccacttcccaTCATTTGGAAGatacaaaaggttcaaaggttaatttaatatcagagaatgtatagaaTAAACAACTTGAAATTCCTACTCTTCACAGACGCCCACAGAacagaaaaaaacaaagaatgaatgatagaaagatTGAAGTCCCCCTCCACCCATGCAGCAGAATTATCAACCCCACTCCCCCCAACCATGCATGCAACAGCAGAACCCTGAAAGCTTATACCACCAGGCtcatgaacagcttctaccccatgtaatggccctggttaagatttttttcTGCTATGCTGTGGGCATTTCACTTGAGCAGTCTGTCCTGCtctcagcttgtttgggtttcAGCTTtgttattcaatttaggtttgtggtgtcagccaatcaggatggcagGTTTGGGAGGAGGTTGTAGAGAGCGCGGGCGGAGAGGTGTCTGTTGGCGGGACCTGGAGGAAGACGGGGGAAAAAGATGGCTGACGATgccatccctgttgcacaaggtgctttgtgcagatgaatggcttcaaggaggaagaacCCACACTCTGGTGGGAGAATGTTTCTTTGAGATGGATTTTGAGCGATGTTCAGAAGGTGGTGCGTGATTTCACGCAGATCAagggcccagcgcgtgagtgacagacaagttcaagatgagctccaacttaagTGCACATTTAAGAGTAATGGtccctttttgatttttttctttctttcatttaatAATTGTTTGTTTAAATTAACATTCTTAAATACACTTCTTTATAATAGTAGGCAGTGTACaatttgttatttcttgctggggctggtaaatcacacagcattcacacaaaccgggttTGGGTGGGCGAGACGTCCCAACTTCATGGGTTTGGCCGGACCAAAGTCGTATACGTCCCGATGGACGAAGCTGGGGAAAGGTGGGTTTATCGCTGCGGGATCCCGTGGCTGTTAGCGAGGGGTTAACCAGCCAGTTTTCCAGAGACGCCCAGAGAAAGCGGGTTTTACCTGCATTTATAAGACTTTTAAGATG
This region of Hemitrygon akajei chromosome 31, sHemAka1.3, whole genome shotgun sequence genomic DNA includes:
- the hsd3b7 gene encoding 3 beta-hydroxysteroid dehydrogenase type 7 isoform X1 codes for the protein MRTEPGLVYMVTGGSGFLGCHLVRLLAEHEQDIAEIRVFDLQSNPDLGSLNTEKLQVKLIQGDIVDAASVREAARGVDLIIHTAGLVDIHMKSPSQRFWDVNYQGTQNILTACKELGIRYLLHTSSMEVVGPNVKGDHFIRGNEDTNYRIYHKTAYVQSKAAAEKLVLSANGMKIAGEKTLVTCSLRPTGIYGEDNPIMAELYRTFMSHGSRRLRLAGKEVEHARVYVGNVAWMHVLAARALQRTPAIVGGQVYFCYDDSPYLSYEDFDMLLLGPAGVQMIGRTPLLPYWALYLLALLNEGLHFLMRPLARKEILFNRYILALVTTAFSVRTDKAARHFGYSPLFPWAQSWVRTLAWVQTLAGTHVE
- the hsd3b7 gene encoding 3 beta-hydroxysteroid dehydrogenase type 7 isoform X2, whose translation is MRTEPGLVYMVTGGSGFLGCHLVRLLAEHEQDIAEIRVFDLQSNPDLGSLNTGTQNILTACKELGIRYLLHTSSMEVVGPNVKGDHFIRGNEDTNYRIYHKTAYVQSKAAAEKLVLSANGMKIAGEKTLVTCSLRPTGIYGEDNPIMAELYRTFMSHGSRRLRLAGKEVEHARVYVGNVAWMHVLAARALQRTPAIVGGQVYFCYDDSPYLSYEDFDMLLLGPAGVQMIGRTPLLPYWALYLLALLNEGLHFLMRPLARKEILFNRYILALVTTAFSVRTDKAARHFGYSPLFPWAQSWVRTLAWVQTLAGTHVE